A genomic stretch from Aerococcaceae bacterium zg-1292 includes:
- a CDS encoding TrkA family potassium uptake protein: protein MKPQIIGVLGLGIFGRTVAKELNKYGKEVIAIDHDASHVELIADEVTTATVGDFTDFDLLEEIGLANCDVVIIATGTNLESAVLAVMHAKRLGIPKIIAKARGTVFEDVLNELGATTIISPERDSGKRLASKLLRTNIEEILPLDEDTSIIEFKAPEKWVGRNLLTLDLRNQYDMNIIGMRKSRKEKMRTQFDIQAPVEPGTIFIAVTSEKTFEKYDYLNRIK, encoded by the coding sequence TTGAAACCACAAATTATTGGCGTATTAGGCTTAGGTATTTTCGGACGAACTGTTGCCAAAGAATTGAACAAATACGGAAAAGAAGTAATTGCCATTGACCATGATGCTAGCCATGTTGAACTCATAGCAGACGAAGTGACAACGGCTACTGTCGGTGACTTTACTGATTTTGATTTACTTGAAGAAATTGGATTAGCTAATTGTGACGTTGTGATTATCGCCACGGGTACAAACTTGGAGAGTGCTGTGTTAGCCGTGATGCACGCAAAACGTCTCGGCATTCCAAAAATTATCGCTAAAGCACGCGGCACAGTGTTTGAAGATGTGTTAAATGAACTCGGTGCCACAACAATTATTTCCCCAGAACGCGATTCAGGGAAACGATTGGCATCAAAACTCTTAAGAACGAATATCGAAGAAATCTTACCCTTGGATGAAGATACATCTATTATTGAATTTAAAGCGCCTGAAAAATGGGTCGGTAGAAATCTTTTAACTTTAGACTTAAGAAATCAATATGACATGAACATTATCGGCATGCGTAAATCACGCAAAGAAAAAATGCGTACCCAATTCGATATCCAAGCCCCAGTTGAACCAGGCACTATTTTTATTGCTGTTACCAGTGAAAAAACATTTGAGAAATACGATTATTTGAATCGCATCAAATAA
- the rlmH gene encoding 23S rRNA (pseudouridine(1915)-N(3))-methyltransferase RlmH codes for MNIEIICVGKLKEKYLKQGIDEYLKRLQAYARVTIIEVADEPTAENMSEVEMNNVLEKEADKIVQRLDEQRKVIVLAIEGKLITSEALAQQLDDYAIYGDSKVAFIIGGSLGLAERLKKRADLSVSFGRITLPHQLMRLVLVEQIYRAFRIVNGHAYHK; via the coding sequence ATGAATATTGAAATTATTTGTGTAGGAAAGCTAAAAGAAAAGTATTTGAAACAGGGCATTGATGAATACCTTAAGCGTCTGCAAGCATATGCGAGAGTAACCATTATTGAAGTTGCTGATGAACCGACTGCTGAAAATATGAGTGAGGTTGAGATGAACAATGTGTTAGAAAAAGAAGCGGATAAAATTGTGCAACGCTTAGATGAACAGCGGAAAGTGATTGTTTTAGCCATTGAAGGAAAACTAATTACCTCTGAAGCCTTGGCGCAGCAGTTAGATGATTACGCTATTTATGGTGATAGTAAGGTCGCATTTATCATTGGGGGTTCGTTAGGATTGGCTGAGCGATTGAAAAAACGCGCCGATTTAAGCGTTAGTTTTGGTCGCATTACCTTACCGCATCAATTAATGCGCCTAGTATTAGTTGAACAAATTTACCGTGCTTTTCGTATTGTGAATGGTCATGCGTACCACAAATAA